A region from the Polycladomyces zharkentensis genome encodes:
- a CDS encoding phosphatase PAP2 family protein — MFQSVETIIVTWIASILLIIGWCLRSNPFSALHGFVIDLFRQRRLLILFAGALSVLLLNKLELLIEPHIQQKIDFTPYIFAFEGHVTPLFQQTLASRPLTYITTYFYVIVFAAVMVASLAIYHREKDFRSLYAFLYAISLNYFLAIPFFLFIPVEETWHMHPAIRFLIPDVYPAFEEQYRHFSGLDNSFPSLHTSISVMMAMIAYQSKNRRFARLTIVSAAVILFSILYLGIHWIMDLLAGVILGIVSASLAFRWSDYTLAYPWYFPNRKKPASEQSYH; from the coding sequence GTGTTTCAGTCAGTCGAAACGATCATCGTAACCTGGATTGCATCTATCCTCCTCATCATCGGCTGGTGTCTTCGTTCCAATCCTTTCTCCGCCCTGCACGGCTTTGTCATCGATCTCTTTCGACAGAGGCGCCTGTTGATCCTTTTTGCGGGGGCACTCAGTGTATTGCTGCTCAACAAGCTGGAACTCTTGATCGAACCGCATATTCAGCAAAAAATCGATTTCACCCCGTACATTTTTGCCTTTGAAGGCCATGTGACGCCCTTGTTTCAACAAACATTGGCATCCCGGCCTCTCACCTACATCACCACCTATTTTTATGTGATTGTATTTGCGGCTGTGATGGTTGCTTCACTGGCCATCTACCATCGGGAAAAGGACTTCCGTTCGTTGTACGCGTTTTTGTATGCCATTTCGCTCAATTATTTTCTCGCGATCCCGTTTTTCCTGTTCATACCGGTGGAAGAGACATGGCACATGCATCCGGCTATACGATTCCTGATCCCAGACGTCTATCCGGCCTTTGAGGAACAATACCGTCATTTCTCCGGATTGGACAACTCCTTCCCCAGCCTGCATACGTCCATCTCAGTCATGATGGCCATGATCGCGTATCAGTCCAAAAATCGCCGGTTTGCCCGATTGACGATCGTTTCGGCCGCCGTCATTCTGTTTTCCATTTTGTATTTGGGTATCCACTGGATCATGGATTTGCTGGCCGGCGTCATTCTGGGCATCGTCAGCGCATCGCTGGCATTCAGATGGAGTGACTATACACTCGCTTATCCGTGGTATTTCCCGAACCGAAAAAAACCTGCTTCGGAACAGTCTTATCATTGA
- a CDS encoding DUF2905 domain-containing protein, with protein MNPFAKTLIILGIVLVVIGLLWQFGGRFFPFGRLPGDIVVEKENVRFYFPIVSSIVLSVILSLILYLVRLFR; from the coding sequence ATGAACCCATTTGCCAAAACGCTGATCATCTTGGGGATTGTACTGGTAGTGATCGGCCTTCTGTGGCAGTTCGGCGGTCGGTTTTTTCCGTTCGGCCGACTGCCCGGGGACATCGTTGTCGAGAAAGAAAATGTACGGTTCTACTTTCCGATCGTCTCCAGTATCGTACTCTCCGTCATACTGTCCCTGATTCTTTATTTGGTGCGCCTGTTCCGTTGA
- a CDS encoding TIGR03943 family putative permease subunit, with the protein MKRKRFDFGRLLQAVILFGFSIYLIKLFGTGEIHKLVAPHIAALLKLTLGVLVVMTLYALLTFFTKRSSCECDHDHSHHHAHDHGQLNPVSLLLVVPVVLGLLVPTQALGVSKMKNGLQTLPKVDLSKVPREEASYVTKPPKPKEGSELSLADVAENILIAPEYYFNRRFKFTGFVYHPDGWPSNRMILCRYLIACCAADASPIGIAVEMKDAAKYKNNSWVHIEGTISTRKIPQLDRIEATNWYYGYPEKPVLFVHTIKQIKEPKDPYIYFTGLNVTGGN; encoded by the coding sequence ATGAAGAGGAAACGATTTGATTTTGGAAGATTATTGCAAGCTGTGATTCTATTTGGTTTTTCGATCTATCTGATCAAGCTTTTTGGCACCGGGGAAATCCACAAATTAGTAGCCCCTCATATTGCAGCTTTATTGAAGCTGACACTCGGTGTCCTCGTTGTGATGACCTTGTATGCTCTGTTGACATTCTTTACGAAGCGGTCATCTTGTGAGTGTGACCATGATCATTCCCATCATCATGCGCATGATCATGGCCAATTGAATCCGGTGTCGCTTCTGTTAGTAGTCCCCGTTGTTCTGGGATTGTTAGTGCCTACTCAAGCATTAGGAGTCTCAAAGATGAAAAATGGTCTTCAAACGTTACCCAAAGTCGACTTATCAAAGGTTCCCCGAGAAGAGGCGTCGTATGTTACAAAACCTCCAAAACCCAAAGAAGGATCGGAATTGTCCTTAGCCGATGTGGCGGAAAATATCTTAATAGCACCAGAGTATTATTTTAATCGGAGGTTCAAATTTACTGGATTTGTTTATCATCCAGATGGTTGGCCGTCAAACCGCATGATCTTGTGCCGATACTTAATTGCCTGCTGTGCGGCTGATGCGAGTCCGATTGGAATTGCAGTAGAGATGAAGGACGCAGCGAAGTACAAAAACAATTCTTGGGTACATATTGAAGGGACGATATCAACACGGAAGATTCCTCAATTAGACCGCATTGAAGCCACCAATTGGTATTACGGTTACCCGGAAAAGCCCGTACTGTTCGTTCATACCATTAAACAAATTAAGGAACCCAAAGATCCTTATATCTATTTCACCGGACTGAATGTGACAGGGGGCAACTAA
- a CDS encoding permease, which translates to MWQAAQTIFLSIVLESLPFVLLGVLLSSLIQELVSQERMLRLMPKNGKMAVLVSSLFGLVLPVCDCGTIPVARSLIRKGMPTSVAVSFTLSAPVVNPITMIATYVAFGMNASMMWLRVTTTFVISVVIGWILLSIETKENKHLETRCYEHALAETATTRSVQHRRSVSQVFGAVIGHAIIEFFEVGGFVVASAAVAAVLQTWIPASVLSPVGKDPIWSVAGMMILAILLSLCSEADAFVARSLSGLTTTGGVLGFLVIGQMIDMRNMFLLPSVFSRRIVIIAFSLAMILTLCGGILINYIGFKI; encoded by the coding sequence ATGTGGCAAGCCGCACAAACAATATTTCTTTCCATTGTCCTTGAGTCGTTGCCTTTCGTTTTATTAGGCGTATTACTTTCTTCGTTGATTCAGGAACTCGTGTCACAAGAGAGAATGTTACGGCTGATGCCGAAAAACGGTAAAATGGCTGTTCTCGTCTCCTCTCTTTTCGGACTGGTTCTCCCGGTTTGTGATTGCGGAACGATCCCGGTTGCTCGTAGCTTGATAAGAAAGGGAATGCCAACTTCTGTAGCAGTGTCCTTCACACTGTCAGCGCCTGTAGTTAATCCGATCACAATGATTGCAACTTATGTCGCGTTTGGCATGAATGCTTCCATGATGTGGTTGCGGGTGACCACAACGTTTGTTATTTCTGTCGTGATTGGCTGGATACTCCTCTCTATTGAAACAAAGGAAAATAAACATTTGGAAACGAGATGTTACGAACATGCTCTAGCAGAAACAGCGACTACGCGCTCTGTTCAACATAGACGATCTGTCTCGCAAGTCTTTGGTGCAGTTATTGGACATGCGATTATCGAGTTTTTCGAAGTCGGGGGATTTGTGGTTGCCAGTGCAGCAGTGGCTGCCGTATTGCAAACGTGGATTCCTGCATCCGTATTGTCTCCTGTTGGAAAAGATCCAATTTGGTCCGTTGCAGGGATGATGATTCTCGCTATTCTGTTATCCCTCTGTTCAGAAGCAGATGCATTTGTTGCACGCTCACTGTCGGGATTGACAACAACTGGAGGGGTATTGGGGTTCTTGGTGATCGGACAAATGATCGATATGCGAAATATGTTTCTACTCCCAAGCGTTTTTTCACGTCGGATCGTCATCATTGCTTTTTCCCTCGCCATGATCCTGACGCTATGTGGAGGGATTCTGATCAACTACATCGGGTTTAAGATCTAG
- a CDS encoding serine hydrolase domain-containing protein yields MQAIVSRLHEYMNALDQRGYFQGAVLVGHQGEKLLCRGYGMANEEHGVINTPQTKFRIGSLTKGFTAVAILQLEERGLLSTEDNIGRYLPNFPNGNRMTIHHLLTHTSGIPDFAGLPEYWTRIMRLPSSLDETIRLFRDLPLEFTPGDQFRYSNSSYILLTRIIEEVSGESYTDFIRNNILVPLDMNDTGVDDGRTIIKGMASGYSVWKEKIRAEHIDMSIPQGAYGMYATVEDLYRWDQALLTEQLASSSTLRKMFTPYRENYGYGWVIQPLTIAGKPRKCISHYGDVNGFCGNMLRLADNGWTVIVLSNLSLTPVTQIGKNLLRIALGEPARVPDTVQTLDWLGDDIASIAGTYRLDHLDENLKITADGKKLYLTVAKMHGAPYCYPIHPISKTNGRIQCVTEYVDEELRFDLHGDAVRLTYTDMNGRKRSFDRMV; encoded by the coding sequence TTGCAAGCCATCGTATCCCGTCTCCATGAATATATGAATGCGCTGGATCAACGCGGTTATTTCCAAGGAGCCGTTTTGGTGGGCCATCAAGGTGAAAAATTGCTTTGCCGGGGTTATGGCATGGCCAATGAGGAACATGGCGTGATCAACACACCGCAAACCAAATTTCGCATCGGTTCGCTGACCAAAGGATTTACGGCCGTTGCGATTTTACAACTGGAAGAACGGGGCCTTCTTTCAACGGAAGATAACATTGGACGTTATTTGCCCAATTTCCCCAACGGGAACCGAATGACCATTCATCATTTGCTGACTCATACATCCGGTATTCCGGATTTCGCCGGCTTGCCGGAATATTGGACGAGGATCATGCGTTTGCCGTCCTCGCTGGATGAGACCATTCGGTTATTCCGCGACCTTCCTTTGGAATTCACGCCGGGGGATCAATTCCGTTACAGTAACTCATCTTACATTTTACTTACCAGAATCATCGAGGAGGTGTCCGGGGAATCTTACACAGACTTTATCCGAAACAACATTTTAGTCCCACTGGACATGAACGACACGGGTGTGGACGATGGCAGAACAATCATCAAAGGAATGGCATCCGGATACTCAGTTTGGAAAGAGAAAATCCGGGCCGAACACATCGACATGTCCATCCCACAGGGCGCTTATGGCATGTATGCCACTGTCGAGGATCTGTACAGATGGGATCAGGCTTTGTTGACCGAACAATTGGCCTCTTCATCCACCCTTCGAAAAATGTTCACTCCTTACAGAGAAAACTACGGATACGGTTGGGTAATTCAACCGCTCACGATTGCCGGAAAGCCCCGTAAATGCATCAGTCATTACGGGGATGTCAACGGTTTTTGCGGCAATATGTTGCGATTGGCGGATAACGGATGGACAGTCATCGTATTAAGTAACCTCAGTCTCACACCGGTGACCCAGATCGGTAAAAACTTGCTCCGGATCGCGTTGGGTGAACCTGCTCGCGTGCCTGATACGGTGCAAACCCTCGATTGGCTTGGAGATGATATCGCCTCCATCGCAGGCACTTATCGATTGGATCATTTGGACGAAAACTTGAAGATTACGGCGGATGGTAAAAAGTTGTATCTCACCGTCGCCAAAATGCACGGGGCTCCCTATTGTTATCCCATTCACCCGATATCCAAGACAAACGGACGAATACAATGCGTCACCGAATACGTCGATGAGGAGCTGCGCTTTGATCTTCACGGAGATGCCGTTCGTCTGACGTATACGGACATGAACGGTCGAAAACGGTCATTTGATCGAATGGTCTGA
- a CDS encoding metal ABC transporter substrate-binding protein, which yields MKLLRYGWFVFLVVGICFLVGCTTSAMGDQSSQKEKIQVYASFYPLADFAEKIGGHYVEVTNMVPAGVEPHDFEPSPKQMSRLSEADVFIYNGAGLEGWVDKVKPFLDTKRTVIVNSTRSIQLHPSEESHKEEHDHGVYDPHVWLDPVLAKQQAAAIRDGLIQADPKHEKAYRANYKRLEAGLNDLHHRFQEIANRATKHQFIVSHAAFGYLAKRYGWEQIPVSGLSPEDEPTAKELEKITDIARKHAIHYILFETLVNGKAANAVKKEIGAESLTLNPVEGLTQKERDRGEDYFSMMKKNAESLEKALEAQPN from the coding sequence ATGAAATTGTTGCGCTACGGATGGTTTGTCTTTCTTGTGGTGGGAATTTGCTTCCTCGTCGGATGTACCACTTCGGCAATGGGGGACCAATCTTCACAGAAAGAAAAAATCCAGGTATATGCCAGCTTTTATCCTTTGGCGGATTTTGCGGAAAAGATCGGAGGACATTATGTTGAGGTTACGAACATGGTGCCGGCTGGAGTGGAACCGCATGATTTCGAACCCTCTCCTAAACAGATGAGCCGATTGTCAGAAGCTGACGTATTCATTTACAACGGTGCTGGATTGGAAGGTTGGGTCGACAAAGTTAAGCCCTTTTTGGATACGAAACGAACAGTGATTGTAAATTCGACTCGATCCATCCAGTTGCACCCGTCGGAGGAGTCACATAAAGAGGAACATGACCACGGGGTGTATGATCCTCATGTATGGTTGGATCCAGTTTTGGCCAAGCAGCAAGCTGCAGCGATCCGTGATGGTTTGATCCAAGCCGACCCCAAACACGAAAAAGCTTATCGAGCGAATTATAAACGATTGGAGGCAGGTTTAAACGATTTGCACCATCGTTTTCAAGAAATCGCCAACCGAGCGACAAAACATCAATTCATCGTTTCTCATGCGGCCTTTGGGTATTTAGCCAAACGATATGGTTGGGAGCAGATCCCGGTTTCCGGTCTGTCACCGGAAGACGAGCCTACTGCGAAGGAGTTGGAGAAAATCACAGATATCGCCCGAAAACACGCAATCCACTACATCCTCTTTGAAACCCTGGTCAATGGAAAAGCGGCTAACGCTGTCAAAAAGGAAATCGGCGCGGAATCGTTAACCTTGAACCCAGTGGAGGGACTGACCCAAAAAGAACGAGATAGAGGTGAGGATTACTTCTCCATGATGAAAAAGAACGCAGAGAGTTTAGAGAAGGCATTGGAAGCTCAGCCAAACTAA
- a CDS encoding CBO0543 family protein gives MVFLKWWLVWWVIGLVLIDWSQWQKGYATVLAGVVGSFFLDTAFVYKGFWKYHDPMLPGLWPNITLNLGLYPIGTWIFLQKLPRRFWCQAVWVLIGASILIAVEFHLLSTGRIRYDHGWHIGYSWVANVVLLVLLLLHYRLVEKRLCRIGRY, from the coding sequence ATGGTGTTTCTGAAATGGTGGCTGGTATGGTGGGTGATTGGACTGGTTCTGATTGACTGGTCCCAATGGCAAAAAGGTTATGCTACAGTACTGGCAGGGGTGGTCGGTTCGTTTTTCCTGGATACGGCTTTCGTTTACAAGGGATTTTGGAAATACCACGACCCGATGTTGCCCGGACTGTGGCCCAATATCACATTGAATCTGGGGTTATACCCAATCGGTACATGGATTTTTTTGCAAAAACTGCCCCGTCGTTTTTGGTGCCAAGCCGTTTGGGTGTTAATCGGCGCCTCCATCCTGATCGCGGTGGAATTTCACCTGCTGTCGACCGGACGCATACGGTATGATCACGGCTGGCACATTGGGTACTCGTGGGTAGCCAATGTGGTGCTGTTGGTATTGCTCTTGCTCCATTACCGGTTGGTGGAGAAAAGATTGTGTCGGATTGGACGGTATTAA
- the queA gene encoding tRNA preQ1(34) S-adenosylmethionine ribosyltransferase-isomerase QueA — protein sequence MDVSMFDFDLPEELIAQKPIPERSASRLMVLHRETGKVEHKRFPDLLDYLRPGDVLVLNDTRVRPSRLIGVKEETGAKIELLLLKPLGNDRWEALVKPAKRVKKGTVITFGDGRLTAVCEGESEVAGGRLFRLQYEADDVEALLEELGQMPLPPYIREQLDDPERYQTVFSRVVGSAAAPTAGLHFTPALLERIEEKGVRIAYITLHVGLGTFRPVTAEKVEDHQMHAEYYEVSEETAAIIRRAKVEGGRVFAVGTTTVRTLETVASRFGDIRAASGWTDIFIYPGFRFRAVDAMVTNFHLPKSTLIMLVSAFASREQVLAAYREAVRKRYRFFSFGDAMLIV from the coding sequence ATGGATGTATCGATGTTTGATTTTGACTTGCCGGAAGAGCTGATCGCACAGAAGCCCATCCCGGAGCGATCCGCGTCCCGGCTGATGGTGTTGCATCGGGAGACGGGGAAAGTGGAGCACAAACGATTTCCCGATCTGTTGGACTACTTGCGGCCCGGTGATGTGCTGGTACTGAACGACACCCGCGTCCGCCCTTCCCGTTTGATCGGGGTCAAGGAGGAAACGGGTGCGAAAATCGAATTGCTGTTGTTGAAACCATTGGGGAATGACCGTTGGGAAGCGCTGGTGAAACCGGCGAAGCGGGTCAAAAAGGGAACCGTGATCACTTTCGGCGACGGTCGCCTGACCGCAGTATGTGAAGGGGAATCCGAGGTGGCCGGCGGTCGTCTGTTTCGTCTCCAATATGAGGCGGATGATGTGGAAGCACTGTTGGAAGAGCTGGGACAGATGCCGTTGCCGCCCTATATTCGCGAGCAATTGGACGACCCGGAGCGGTATCAGACCGTCTTTTCGCGCGTGGTTGGCTCGGCTGCCGCACCGACGGCGGGATTGCACTTTACGCCTGCGTTGTTGGAGCGCATCGAGGAAAAAGGCGTCCGCATCGCCTATATCACCCTGCACGTCGGTTTGGGCACGTTTCGGCCGGTCACGGCGGAGAAGGTGGAAGACCATCAGATGCATGCCGAATATTACGAGGTGAGTGAGGAAACCGCAGCAATCATCCGTCGGGCCAAAGTCGAAGGTGGGCGGGTCTTTGCCGTGGGCACCACTACCGTACGCACCCTGGAGACGGTGGCTTCCCGTTTCGGTGACATCCGGGCGGCAAGCGGCTGGACCGACATCTTTATCTACCCCGGATTTCGTTTTCGCGCCGTGGATGCGATGGTCACCAATTTTCACTTGCCCAAATCCACGTTGATCATGCTGGTCAGTGCGTTCGCGTCCCGGGAGCAGGTGCTTGCGGCCTACCGTGAGGCGGTTCGGAAACGTTACCGTTTTTTCAGTTTTGGTGATGCGATGTTGATTGTGTGA
- the ruvB gene encoding Holliday junction branch migration DNA helicase RuvB gives MEERIISAHMAEEDATVEFSLRPRYLSEYIGQTRVKENLKVYIEAAKMRGEALDHVLLYGPPGLGKTTLSHIIANELGVHIRATSGPAIERPGDLAAILTNLQPGDLLFIDEIHRLNRSVEEVLYPAMEDFALDIVIGKGPSARSVRLDLPPFTLVGATTRAGSLSSPLRDRFGVVSRLEYYTEDELTLIVQRAADLLGVTIREEGAVEIARRARGTPRVANRLLKRVRDFVQVQGDGVITGEAARDALDRIQVDKMGLDRVDHKLLLSIIENFRGGPVGLETIAATIGEEAHTVEDVYEPYLMQIGFLQRTPRGRVVTPKCYEHFGLEMPT, from the coding sequence GTGGAGGAACGGATCATTTCCGCTCATATGGCGGAAGAGGATGCGACGGTGGAGTTCAGCCTGCGCCCCCGTTACCTGAGCGAATATATCGGTCAGACGCGCGTAAAGGAAAATTTGAAGGTATACATAGAAGCGGCCAAAATGCGGGGCGAGGCCCTGGATCACGTTTTGTTGTACGGCCCGCCCGGATTGGGGAAAACGACATTGTCACACATCATCGCCAACGAGTTGGGGGTGCATATCCGTGCCACGTCCGGACCGGCAATCGAGCGGCCGGGGGACTTGGCGGCCATCCTGACCAACCTTCAGCCGGGCGATTTGTTGTTTATCGACGAGATTCACCGTTTGAACCGATCCGTGGAGGAAGTCCTGTATCCTGCGATGGAGGACTTCGCGCTGGATATCGTGATCGGAAAAGGTCCCAGCGCCCGGTCGGTTCGGCTGGATCTGCCGCCGTTTACGCTGGTGGGCGCCACGACGCGGGCCGGATCGCTTTCATCCCCTTTGCGGGATCGTTTCGGAGTGGTCAGCCGATTGGAGTATTATACTGAGGACGAACTCACCCTGATCGTGCAGCGGGCGGCTGATTTGCTCGGGGTGACCATCCGGGAGGAAGGCGCGGTGGAAATCGCCCGGCGGGCGAGAGGCACGCCGCGGGTGGCCAACCGTCTGCTGAAACGGGTTCGGGATTTCGTTCAGGTGCAGGGGGACGGTGTGATCACGGGAGAAGCAGCCAGGGACGCATTGGACCGGATTCAGGTGGACAAAATGGGATTGGACCGGGTAGACCACAAATTGTTGTTGTCTATCATTGAAAACTTTCGCGGGGGACCGGTTGGGCTGGAGACGATTGCGGCCACGATCGGTGAGGAGGCGCATACGGTGGAAGACGTCTACGAACCGTATCTGATGCAGATCGGATTTCTCCAGCGTACTCCCCGCGGACGTGTGGTCACCCCCAAATGTTACGAGCACTTCGGATTGGAGATGCCGACATGA
- the tgt gene encoding tRNA guanosine(34) transglycosylase Tgt — MAVKYELIKVCKQSGARLGRLHTPHGTIDTPVFMPVGTQATVKAMSPEELKEMGAGIILGNTYHLFLRPGHDIVREAGGLHGFMNWDRAILTDSGGFQVFSLSDLREITEEGVSFRSHLSGEKLFISPEKSIEIQNALGADIIMAFDECPPYPADREYVRTSTERTARWAERCLQAHQRPDEQALFGIVQGGMYRDLREESVRQLTALDFPGYAVGGLSVGEPKELMYEVLEYTTPLLPADKPRYLMGVGSPDALIEGVIRGIDMFDCVLPTRIARNGTTMTSQGRIVIRNAKYARDFTPLDPECDCYTCRNYTRAYLRHLIKADEIFGLRLTTYHNLYFLLNLMKQVRQAIAEDRLLDFRDAFFEKYYGANQGRGF, encoded by the coding sequence TTGGCCGTCAAATATGAACTGATCAAAGTATGCAAGCAATCGGGCGCCCGGTTGGGCCGTTTACATACCCCGCACGGGACCATCGACACACCCGTATTCATGCCCGTCGGTACCCAGGCCACCGTCAAGGCGATGAGCCCGGAGGAATTAAAAGAGATGGGCGCCGGTATTATTCTCGGCAACACCTACCATCTTTTTCTCCGGCCGGGTCACGATATCGTCCGGGAAGCGGGCGGCCTGCACGGATTCATGAACTGGGACCGTGCCATCCTCACCGACAGCGGTGGGTTTCAAGTATTCAGCCTGAGCGATCTGCGGGAAATCACCGAAGAGGGTGTCTCTTTCCGATCCCATCTGAGCGGGGAAAAATTGTTCATCAGTCCGGAGAAATCCATCGAAATCCAAAATGCGCTCGGCGCGGACATCATCATGGCGTTTGATGAGTGCCCGCCCTATCCGGCAGACAGGGAATATGTCCGGACATCGACCGAACGAACGGCCCGATGGGCTGAACGGTGCCTCCAAGCGCATCAGCGTCCGGATGAGCAAGCATTATTCGGCATTGTGCAAGGCGGGATGTACCGGGATCTCCGGGAAGAAAGCGTACGCCAGTTGACCGCTCTCGATTTTCCGGGATATGCGGTGGGGGGATTGAGCGTCGGTGAACCCAAAGAACTGATGTACGAAGTGTTGGAGTACACCACACCCCTGTTGCCGGCTGACAAACCGCGCTATCTGATGGGGGTGGGTTCACCCGATGCCCTCATCGAAGGCGTCATCCGGGGGATTGATATGTTTGATTGCGTTTTGCCGACGAGAATCGCCCGCAACGGCACGACGATGACGAGCCAGGGGCGGATCGTGATACGCAATGCCAAATATGCCCGTGATTTTACCCCTCTCGACCCTGAATGCGATTGCTATACATGTCGCAACTACACACGGGCGTATCTGCGTCATTTGATCAAGGCAGACGAAATCTTCGGGTTGCGCTTGACGACGTATCACAACCTGTACTTCCTGCTCAACCTGATGAAACAGGTGCGTCAGGCGATTGCAGAAGATCGGTTGTTGGATTTCCGCGACGCCTTCTTTGAGAAATATTATGGAGCCAATCAAGGGCGCGGCTTTTGA
- the yajC gene encoding preprotein translocase subunit YajC, with the protein MNEGGTTVNNAFLVQIAPLILMFAIFYFLLIRPQQKRQRERNAMLAALKRGDKVVTIGGLHGTITDLTDDRVTLKVSDNTRLVFERSAINAVLNKTDDKKDEKKEEKKEEEKQD; encoded by the coding sequence ATGAATGAAGGAGGAACAACAGTGAACAACGCGTTTTTGGTACAAATCGCACCGCTGATCCTGATGTTTGCCATCTTTTATTTCCTGTTGATCCGTCCGCAACAAAAGCGGCAACGGGAACGCAACGCCATGCTGGCAGCGTTGAAACGGGGTGACAAGGTCGTCACCATCGGCGGATTGCATGGAACGATCACCGATCTGACCGATGACCGCGTCACGCTGAAAGTGAGCGACAACACCAGGTTGGTGTTTGAACGCTCCGCGATTAACGCGGTCCTGAACAAAACGGATGATAAGAAGGACGAGAAAAAGGAAGAGAAAAAAGAAGAAGAGAAACAGGATTGA
- a CDS encoding DUF975 family protein: MSGMDFKELRRLGRESLKGKWGLAIGCTILYILLDSLFDFFADNPLDLDISLFLNSAPKADSHVVFFPDHSVIDWVSLIWNVLTTGGLMLGISLIFLNICRTQPAHIGQLFRYFTNGNLLVRGMLWHVLQSIYLMLWSLLFIIPGIIKWFSYSMTPYILIDHPELSVNEAITKSREMMNGHKMELFALQLSFIGWLLLSLFTLGLGFIWLIPYYSATEVQFYRKMKGELNPDSKSTA, translated from the coding sequence ATGTCAGGCATGGATTTTAAAGAACTTAGAAGACTGGGAAGAGAATCATTAAAAGGGAAATGGGGACTGGCGATTGGATGCACGATTTTGTATATTCTATTAGATTCATTGTTTGACTTTTTTGCTGATAATCCTTTGGATTTGGACATCTCTCTTTTCTTAAACTCTGCTCCCAAAGCCGATTCACATGTTGTATTCTTTCCTGACCACTCCGTTATCGATTGGGTCTCACTCATTTGGAATGTACTCACAACCGGAGGGCTTATGCTTGGGATCAGTCTCATTTTCTTGAATATCTGTCGGACACAGCCCGCTCATATCGGACAGCTGTTTCGGTATTTCACCAATGGAAATTTATTGGTCAGAGGAATGTTGTGGCACGTACTTCAGTCCATCTACTTGATGTTGTGGAGCCTATTATTCATTATTCCAGGGATTATCAAATGGTTTTCCTATTCCATGACCCCGTATATTTTGATTGATCACCCTGAATTATCTGTCAATGAAGCCATTACCAAAAGTCGTGAAATGATGAACGGACATAAGATGGAATTGTTTGCATTGCAACTTAGCTTTATCGGTTGGTTACTCCTAAGTCTGTTCACTTTGGGACTCGGATTTATTTGGTTAATTCCTTACTACTCTGCAACGGAGGTTCAATTTTACCGCAAGATGAAAGGTGAGTTGAATCCTGATTCAAAAAGCACAGCTTGA
- the rraA gene encoding ribonuclease E activity regulator RraA, whose translation MKTTDLCDQFPNQVHVCENIFQSFGKRKIFSGEIYTVRVFEDNVLVKQALETIPAGSVLVVDGGGSMKCALLGDRLAGIAVNRGLSGIIVHGCIRDSADIAQLDIGVLALGTHPRKSRKEGKGETNIPVSFAGVDWEPGHYVYVDEDGVIVASEKLALGD comes from the coding sequence ATGAAAACGACCGACTTATGTGATCAATTTCCAAACCAAGTCCATGTTTGCGAGAATATTTTTCAATCTTTCGGCAAGAGAAAAATTTTCAGCGGGGAAATCTATACCGTGAGGGTTTTTGAAGATAATGTCTTGGTCAAACAAGCGCTCGAAACCATTCCAGCGGGTTCCGTTCTCGTTGTGGATGGAGGCGGCTCCATGAAATGCGCACTCTTGGGGGACAGACTGGCGGGCATCGCGGTGAACCGGGGACTCTCCGGAATCATTGTCCATGGATGTATTCGGGATTCGGCAGACATCGCACAGTTGGATATTGGGGTGCTCGCGCTTGGAACCCATCCGCGGAAAAGCCGCAAAGAGGGAAAGGGAGAAACGAACATTCCCGTTTCTTTTGCCGGAGTCGATTGGGAACCCGGTCATTATGTGTATGTTGATGAGGACGGGGTCATCGTCGCAAGCGAAAAATTGGCACTTGGAGATTGA